The following proteins come from a genomic window of Spongiibacter tropicus DSM 19543:
- a CDS encoding acyl-CoA dehydrogenase family protein yields the protein MSDRDTRGLNSPLAQELLERARALGPTLKERSAQCEAMSKVPDETIADFQDAGFFKILQSEKYGGYELDPQVYYGVVLEVAKHCMSSAWVLSVIGVHNWQLNLFDPQAAAEVWKDDPSVLISSSYAPVGLVKPVDGGFMLTGRWSFSSGCEHCKWVFLGAVVPVEGQPWDIKNYRTFLVPLDDYKIEKNWDVVGLKGTGSHDIELSDVFVPEHRTHFMLGDTTSDKHSDKRALYRLPFMQVFSRAVCTATLGALESALEDYIQVAQFRIAGGQMMRDHGDSKKVAAQVKANIESMKLIMMNSFDEMLKSAETGIEIDMVERARYRYESSMVADRCIELSSKMLKAAGSGGIRNNSPLLKKHLNMLASQAHVANVSESFELNLGGILFGHEPTELGL from the coding sequence ATGAGTGATCGTGATACACGCGGACTTAACTCACCCCTCGCCCAGGAACTGCTCGAACGAGCCCGAGCGCTGGGGCCGACTCTGAAGGAGCGGTCGGCCCAGTGTGAAGCCATGTCGAAAGTGCCCGATGAAACGATCGCCGATTTTCAGGATGCGGGATTCTTTAAAATCCTGCAGTCAGAAAAGTACGGTGGTTATGAACTGGATCCCCAAGTGTACTACGGCGTTGTGCTGGAGGTCGCCAAGCACTGTATGTCGTCGGCGTGGGTGCTGAGTGTGATCGGCGTTCACAACTGGCAGCTCAACCTGTTTGACCCGCAGGCGGCAGCAGAGGTGTGGAAGGATGATCCCTCCGTCTTGATCTCGTCGTCCTACGCGCCGGTCGGACTGGTAAAACCCGTGGACGGCGGTTTTATGCTGACCGGTCGCTGGAGCTTTTCCAGCGGCTGCGAGCACTGCAAGTGGGTCTTCCTTGGTGCGGTCGTGCCGGTCGAAGGTCAGCCTTGGGATATCAAAAACTACCGGACCTTCCTGGTGCCGCTCGATGACTACAAAATCGAGAAAAACTGGGATGTCGTTGGGCTGAAGGGGACGGGAAGTCACGATATCGAGTTGTCCGACGTCTTTGTTCCCGAGCATCGCACCCATTTCATGTTGGGCGATACCACCTCGGACAAGCACAGTGACAAACGGGCTCTGTACCGCCTGCCCTTTATGCAGGTCTTCTCGCGTGCCGTCTGTACAGCGACCTTGGGCGCGCTCGAGTCAGCGCTTGAGGATTATATTCAGGTCGCGCAATTCCGTATTGCCGGCGGGCAGATGATGCGCGATCACGGTGATTCGAAGAAGGTGGCGGCGCAGGTTAAAGCCAATATTGAGTCGATGAAGCTGATCATGATGAACAGCTTTGACGAAATGCTGAAAAGTGCTGAAACGGGTATCGAAATCGATATGGTCGAGCGGGCACGCTATCGCTATGAGAGCTCAATGGTGGCTGATCGCTGCATAGAACTCTCTTCAAAAATGCTCAAGGCCGCGGGTTCTGGCGGTATTCGAAACAACAGCCCGCTGCTGAAGAAACATCTCAATATGCTGGCCAGCCAGGCACACGTAGCCAATGTATCTGAATCTTTCGAGTTGAATCTGGGCGGTATCTTGTTTGGGCATGAGCCTACCGAGCTGGGCCTGTAG